The Streptomyces uncialis genomic interval CCTTGCGGCCGAGTCCGGCGAGCCGGGCGGGCGCCCCGGCCATCCAGCGGGCGAGGTCGTCCAGGGTGTGCCCGCGGGCGCGGGCGGCCGTCCAGATCGCGGGCAGGCCGAGCTGGAGCGAGGAGATACCGCCCCACGCGGTCGCGAAGTCGGCGGTCTTGAGTTCGGCCGGGGACGGCGAGTGGTCGGAGACGACGCAGTCGACGGTCCCGTCGGCGAGCGCGCGCCACAGGGCGTCCTGGTTCGCTGCCTCGCGTATGGGCGGGCAGCACTTGAACTCCGTCGCACCGTCCGGGACCTCCTCGGCGGTGAGCGTCAGGTAGTGCGGACAGGTCTCCGCGGTGATCCGCACCCCCGCCCGGCGGGCGGCGGCGAGCGGGCCGAGCGCGTCCGACGACGACAGATGCAGCACATGCACGCGCGCGTGCAGACGCCGCGCCTCGGCGATCAGCAGGGCGACGGCGCCGTTCTCCGCGGCGCGGGGCCGTGAGGCGAGGAAGTCGGCGTACGCGGCGCCGCCCCGCGCGGGGGCGTCCGCCAGCTCCCGGGGGTCCTCCGCGTGCACGATCAGCAGTCCGCCGAAACCCGCGACCACGGCGAGCGAACGGGCGAGCTGCTCCTCGTCGAGGGCGGGGAACTCGTCGACGCCCGAGGGCGACAGGAAGCACTTGAAGCCGAACACCCCGGCGTCGTGCAGGGCCCGCAGTTCGTCGCGGTTGCCTGGCAGGGCGCCGCCCCAGAAGCCGACGTCCACATGGATTCTCGTCCGGGCCGCCTCCCGCTTGACCCGCAGGGCCGCCGTACCGGTCGTCGGCGGCAGGGAGTTCAGCGGCATGTCGACCAGCGCGGTGACGCCTCCGGCCGCCGCCGCGCGGGTGGCGGTCCAGAAGCCTTCCCAGTGCGCCCGCCCCGGATCGTTGATGTGCACGTGGGTGTCGACCAGTCCGGGCAGCAGCACGTCGTCGCCGAGGTCCTCGCACCTGACACCGGCGGGGACGGGGGCGTCGTACGGGAGCACCCGCGCGATCCGTCCGTCCCGGACGGCGACGGACGCGGGGCGGGTGCGCTCGGGGGTGACGACCCGGGTGGAGCGCAGCAGCAGGTCGGCGGGGCGGGCGGTGGACCTGGGCGGCGCTCGGTCGGTCACCTGGCCCCCTCCCCCGGTCACGACGACATGCCTCGGGCCTTCAACGTTCTGTTGAACGAGTGTTCAGGGCCGTCACCGAGCGGTCAAGACCCCCGCCATCACCCCGGACACCCCCTTGGCTAATTCCGCGAAGTGGAATTACTCTTTCGTCCAGCAGTTCACGTATCAGAACGCCACTCCGTCCCGCCGGGCGCCGGAACACCCTCCGGCGCACCCCGTCCGCGCCGGCCGAGCACCCCTGACCGGCGGGGACGCGGAGCCCGGCACGGAACAGCACCGGAGAACGGCTGCCGCCCCGGGTAGGCTGCACCCTTGCCCACCCGTCCCGAAAGGAACGCGCCGTGCCGACGTCCAGCGCCAGCTCCACCGACGCCGTCAAGTCCACCTCCCCGAGCGGCGGCGTGCAGTCCCTGGAGCGGGCCTTCGACCTGCTGGAGCGGATGGCGGACGCGGGGGGCGAGGTCGGGCTGAGCGAGCTGTCCACGAGCAGCGGGCTGCCCCTGCCCACGATCCACCGCCTGATGCGCACGCTCGTCGCCTGCGGCTACGTCCGTCAGCAGCCCAACCGGCGGTACGCCCTCGGGCCCCGGCTGATCCGGCTGGGCGAGTCGGCGTCCCGGCTGCTCGGGACATGGGCCCGGCCGCATCTCGCGCGGCTGGTGGAGGAGACCGGCGAGACCGCGAACATGGCCCTGCTGGACGGGGACGAGATCGTCTACGTCGCCCAGGTGCCGTCCAAGCACTCCATGCGGATGTTCACGGAGGTGGGGCGGCGGGTGCTGCCGCACTCCACGGGGGTCGGCAAGGCGCTGCTGGCGTACACGCCCGCCGACGAGGTACGGGCGCTGCTGGCGCGGACCGGGATGCCCGCGGCGACGGACAAGACCATCACCACGCCGGACGGGTTCCTCGCGGCGCTGGAGGAGGTACGGCGGGCGGGGTACGCCGTCGACGACAACGAGCAGGAGATCGGGGTGCGGTGCCTCGCGGTGCCGATCCCCGAGTCGCCCACGGCCGCGGCGATCTCGATCTCCGGACCGGCCGGGCGGGTCACCGACGCGGCGACCGAACGGATCGTGCCGGTGCTTCAGCAGATCGCGGCGGAGCTTTCGGTGACGCTCAGCACCAGCTGACCGCCTTCGCTTGCGCCTCTGGGTCTGTCCGGCTGGACGAACTTCGTTCCTGTGCCGTCGCTCGTGGGGTGCGCAGTTCCCCGCGCCCCTGGGTTTCCTGTGCTGGGCGTGCTTGTTCCTGTGCCGTCGCTCGGTGGTTTCGCGCAGTTCCCCGCGCCCCTTTGGGGCGCGTCCGGCCGGTTCTTCGGGTCGGGGCCGGTCGGGATTCTCCGTCCTCGCTCCAACGCGCTCGGTCGGACGTTCAGTGGTCCTGCTGAAGAGCATCGGAGTCTGCGGGCAGAGATTCCCGCCCACCCCCTCCCGCAGCAGCGCGACTGCGCGAGGAAGGGGGTGCGTGAGAGGGGCGGTGCGTCAGCTCTGTGCGGTGTCGTCGTCCGCCTGCGCGGTGCCCTCGGCCGCGCCTGCCTTCTCGCGCATCTTGCGCACCAGCTCCGCCTTCCGGTCGGCCGCGTCCTGGCGGTCGAGGTTGCGGTGCGGACCGTTGTTCTGCCGTTCGGCGCGGGACAGCTTCTTGCGCTGGCCGCCGCCCATGCCCACGGGGTTGTTGATGTTCTTGCTCACGGTCACGGGTTCTCCGGGTAATGATTTGACGTGCTCTACGGATTAATCGGTGGGGGACAAAGACGTTACCCGGTCCCGCCACCCCCGCACACCACCCCCGCACCCGAACGGCGACCGCAAGGCCGCGCCCCACAGACCCCACGAGCGACCCGCACGGAAACAAGCACGCCCAGGTGTGGAACCCCAGGGGCGCGGGGAACCGCGCAACCACCGAGCGACCCCACAGGAACAAGCACGCCCAGCACCGAGTACCCAGGGGCGCGGGGAACCGCGCACCCCACGAACGACGGCACAGGAACGAAGTACGCCCAGCACCGAGCACCCAGGGGCGCGAGGAACCGCGCACCCACCGAACGACCCCACAGGAACAAGCACGCCCAGGTATGGAACCCCAGGGGCGCGAGGAACCGCGCACCCCACGAACGACGGCACAGGAACGAAGTACGTCCAGCCGGACTGACCTGAGAAGCGCAAGCGAAGGCGACTAGTGGGGAGGCTCGCCAAAGAGGTCGACCGCGTTGCGGACCCTCGCGAGGCCCACCGCGAGCGCGCTCACCGATCCGATGCTCCCCGCGACGAGAAGGAGGGACCGGCGCAGCCGGGGAGTCTCCGGCGCACCCCCCGCCACCATCGCGTCCAGCGCCGCCAGCTCGTCCTCCGCGATCACCCGGTCGGCGAAGTCCGCCGGATGCGTCGCGAGGTCCCTGCGGAGCCTGGAGACCGCGGCACGCAGCTCCACGACCCGGGGGTCCTCGTCGCAGCCGGTAACAACCCTTTGCCCCACGCTCCGCAACACAGCTCTCCCCCCGCGCACGCGCATCGTGCGCTTTCCGTACCGGGCTCGCCGCCCCCGTGGGACCGGTCGGTTCCCTGGGGTTCGCGGCCAGTTAACGCCACTCGCGGGCCCCGCCGCCACTCCATGGACGGAAATTCAACTCCCCTTTGCCCAGCGTAGATCGGGAGGGCGAATCCGACGGCGCCCTGATGCGCGGGGCGGCGCGCGACCCCGTCCCGCACTCCGGGGAAACCGCTTGCCGCGCGGCCGGGCGGTGCTGGGGTATCCAGAGGGCATGACGAACGACGACATCGCGGGACTGCTGCTCGCCGCCGGCGGCGGGCGCCGTCTGGGCGGACGGCCCAAGGCCCTGCTGACGCACCGGGGCCGCCCCTTGGTGGAGCACGCGGTACGGGCGCTGCGCGAAGGCGGCTGCGGGACGGTGCACGTGGTCCTCGGCGCGGGCCGGGACGGTGTGCGTGCCACGGCGGATCTGCGCGGCTGCGCGGTCGTCGGGAACCCTGACTGGGAGACGGGGATGGGGTCGTCGCTGCGGGCGGGCCTCGCGTCGCTCGCGGGTTCGGGCGCCCGCGCCGCCCTGGTGACGCTGGTGGACCAACCGGGCGTCGGGGCCGCAGCGGTGGCACGGGTGCTCGGCGTCGCCGGGTGCGACCCGGACGGCATGACGTCCGCGCTGGCCGCGGCGGCCTACGGCGGCCGGCGGGGCCACCCCGTACTGCTCGGCGCCGACCGCTGGACGGACGTGGCCGGGCTGGCCGTCGGGGACCGGGGCGCGCGGGCGTATCTCGCCGCGCACGACGCGGAGCTGACCCTGGTGGAGTGCGGGGACGTGGCGCGGGCGTACGACATCGACACCCCGGCGGATCTGCGGCGACTGGACTGAGCGGGGGCGGGGACGGCCGGGGGCACCCGACAACCTTGAAGTTCCACCATGAGGAAACTAGTATCCATTTTCCAGCGCATTCGATCGCCGCGCCCTCCCCCTTGCCGAAGGAAGTGACCGCTCATGTCCGCAGCAGCGCCGTCCTCGCCGACCCTCGTCGGCACGGAGTCCCTGCCCCGGCAGGACGAGGTCCTGACCGGCGCGGCGCTCGCCTTCGTGGCGGAGCTGCACCGGCGGTTCACGCCCACGAGGGACGAACTCCTCGCGCTGCGGGCCGGGCGCCGCGCCGAGATCGCCCGTACCTCCACGCTGGACTTCCTCCCCGGGACGGCGGACGTGCGCGCGGACGACTCCTGGCGGGTGGCCCCCGCGCCGCCCGCGCTGAACGACCGCCGGGTCGAGATCACCGGCCCCACCGACCGCCGGATGACCGTGAACGCGCTGAACTCGGGGGCGCGGGTCTGGCTCGCGGACTTCGAGGACGCTTCCTCCCCCACCTGGGAGAACGTGGTCCTGGGCCAGCTCAACATGCGTGACGCCTTCACCCGGCGGATCGACTTCACCGACGAGCGCACCGGGAAGTCGTACGCCCTCAAGGACGACTCCGAGCTGGCGACGGTGGTGATGCGCCCGCGCGGCTGGCATCTGGACGAGCGGCATCTCCAGGTCGACGGCCGGCCCGTGCCGGGCGCGCTGGTCGACTTCGGGCTGTACTTCTTCCACAACGCGCGGCGCCTCACCGACCAGGCACGGGGTCCGTACTTCTATCTGCCGAAGATCGAGTCGCACCGTGAGGCCCGCCTCTGGAACGACGTGTTCGTGTTCGCGCAGGAGAAGCTGGGCATCCCCCAGGGCACGGTCCGCGCGACGGTCCTCATCGAGACGATCACCGCCGCGTACGAGATGGAGGAGATCCTGTACGAGCTGCGGGACCACGCCTCCGGGCTGAACGCGGGGCGCTGGGACTATCTCTTCTCGATCATCAAGAACTTCCGGGACGGCGGCGCGAAGTTCGTGCTGCCCGACCGCAACGCCGTCACCATGACGGCGCCGTTCATGCGTGCCTACACCGAACTCCTGGTCCGCACCTGTCACAAGCGGGGCGCGCACGCGATCGGGGGGATGGCCGCGTTCATCCCCTCCCGGCGGGACCCGGAGGCGAACTCGGCCGCGCTGGAGAAGGTCAGGAACGACAAGGACCGGGAGGCGCGGGACGGGTTCGACGGTTCCTGGGTCGCCCACCCGGATCTGGTGCCCGTGGCGATGGCCTCGTTCGACGCCGTGCTCGGGGACGCGCCGCACCAGAAGGACCGGCTGCGCGAGGACGTGACGGTCGCCGCGGGTGACCTCATCGCGCTCGACACCCTCGACGCGCGGCCGACGTACGCGGGGCTGGTGAACGCGGTCCAGGTCGGTATCCGGTACATCGAGGCGTGGTTGCGCGGTACCGGCGCGGTGGCGATCTTCGGGCTGATGGAGGACGCGGCGACCGCCGAGATCTCCCGTTCGCAGATCTGGCAGTGGGTCGACGCGGGGGTCGTGTTCGAGGACGGCAGGACCGCCACCGCGGAGCTGGTGCGGGAGATCGCCGCCGCGGAACTCACCGCCGTCCGCGAGGAGACCGGTGCGGACGCCTTCGCCGGGGGCGACTGGCAGCGCGCCCACGATCTGCTGCTGAAGGTGTCCCTGGACGCGGACTACGCCGACTTCCTGACGCTGCCCGCCTACGAGCGGCTGCGCGGCTGAGTACGCCCGGCGGCGGTCCCCGGTCCGGCATCCGCCGGGCCGGGGGCCTCGGCTTTCCGGTCAGGGACGGTCGGAGTGCCCGAGGGCGCGGCCCGGTGCCACCCGGTCGCGGACCAGTCGCTTGACGGCGGTCGGCTCGGGGAAGCCCTGCTGCTTGCGGTCCCAGACCACGTCGCCGTCGACCCGGACCACGAACACGCCGCCCGTGCCGGGGGCGAGGGACAGTTCCGTCAGCTCCGTCTCGAAGGTCGTGAGCAGTTCCTGGGCGAGCCACGCGGCGCGCGGCAGCCAGCGGCACTGCGTGCAGTACTCGATCTGGACGCGGTGCCCGGACGGGGCGTCGGACGTACTCAAGGGTCAGCCTTTCGGTTTCCGGTCCAGATGGACGGACCAGTCCTGTTCCGCCGGGGGCCTCCCGTGCAGATCGGGCACGCGCTTGAGCCAGGCCGGGCGGCCCGCCTCGGTGGCCGCCGCGCGGTGCGCGTCCTCGGCCGCGAGCTGTTCCCGGGCCGGGAAGTCGGTGGGCAGCCAGTGCCGGGAGGCCCGCGCGCGGGCGACGAGATGGCCGGCGTATGCGTCGCGTACCGCGTCGGGTCCGGTGAAGCCGGGTTCGTCCGCGAGCCACTCGTCGGGGACCAGGGCGGTGATGTCGCGCAGCAGGTCCCGGGTCACCCTGGGCGCCAGTTCGGCGCCGGCGGCGACCGTGTCGGGGCCGTAGCCGCCGAGGGCGTGGCGGCGGAAGTCGTAGCGCTTGGTGACGGCGTCGGTGGCGCTCTCCCAGCGGTGGTGGAAGACCAGCGCGGCCCCGTGGTCGATGAGCCACAGCAGAGGTGCGTTGACCTTCGGGACGCCGAAGGTGGGCCACACCATCAGGTTCGAGCTGTGCAGGGTGCGGTCGACGTTGGCGGTCAGCGCGTCCAGCCAGACGATCCGGCCGGCCTCCAGCGGGCCGACGCGCAGCGCGCGCGGCGCGGTGTCCGGGGCGAAGTCGGCGGCGCCGGGCAGATAGTCCATGCCGAGGTTGAGGCCCGCGCTGGCCGCCAGCAGGTCGCGCACCTCCTGGTGCGGCTCGTGCGCGGCGACCGCCGGGTCGAAGTGGGCGCGCACCAGCTCGGGCACCCGCAGCCCGAGGGCGCGGGCCAGTTCCCCGACGATCACTTCGGCGACCAGCGCCTTCGGTCCCTGGGCGGAGCCGGTGAACTTGACGACGTACATACCGAGGTCGTCGGCCTCGACGACACCGGGCAGCGACCCGCCCTCGCTCAGGGGCGTGACATAGCGCGTCGCCGTGACCTCTCTCAGCATTTCCCCAGGCTATACGGCGTCCCTCCCTGTGAATCAGCAGGCCGAGTCGGAGCGGGCGACCAGGCGCGTCCCACCCCCACCAGCCCCGGGGAGAATCTGGGGAGTTTCCACGGGCACGTCACTCTCTCCCGCTCCCCAGGACTCCGTCGATGACGGTGCGCCCCCTGGCTCCCGCTTCCGGCATGAAGTGAGCGCAGTAGCTCAGCGTGACGGTCGGCGAGGAATGCCCGAGCCATCGCGCCAGGGTCACCACGGACTCCCCCGCCTCCAGCATGACCGAGGCACAGGTGTGCCGCAGTACATGGAAGCCATCCCTTGGCGCCGCCTCCCACTGCCACGCCTTCGCCCCTTCATGACGCGGCTCGATGACACCCGCCTTGGCCAGCGCCGACTTCCACGTACAGGTGTTCCACGTATTCACGGCGATGGCATTGCCGAACCGCGTGGTGAGCAGGGGCGCGAACTTCCGGCGCGGCCTGTCGGCTCCGGGGCTTCCCCACGGCAGCTCCACTTCCACAGGCGGAAACGTCCCGATGTGCCGCTTCACCTCCTCCGCCACTGAGGGCGGCATGTCGACGGTGCGCGTCTTCGCGCCCTTGGGAAGGGCGAAATACAGCTTCCCGTTGAGCGACTGCACTTGGCGGCGGACGTGCAGCACGCCCTTCTCGTAGTCGATGTCCGCGTGGCTGAGCCCGAAGACCTCACCCTGCCGAAGCCCGCACCCCAGCCCCAGCACGACGGCGATCCGGTTCCGAGGACTGATGACGTCGGGCGCTTCGGGCCATCGCACAGAACTGGCATGCATGGGGTTCGGGGCGAGCCGTTTGTCGTCGACAGCCGCTTCAAGAATGCTGGACAACTCGGACTGGATTCCGCGCTGATAGTCGACCGAAGAGACAGTCGCCTCCAGCGTCACCGTGTACGCGCGCAACACCGCCGACGTGATGTTCTTGAGCGGCTGGCCCCCCAGATGCGGAATGATATGGAGCCTGGCCCGGCGCTCCTGATTCTCCTGGGTCTTCGGCGCCCCACCTCGACCCGGCGCCCAGTGCATCCGGATGTAGTCGGCCAGAGTGATGGACCCGTCACGCGGGTCCACGAACTCTCCGCGCTCCTCGTCGGTGGCGGACCGGCGAAGCCATGCCTTCGCGTCTTCCAGCGTGTCGAAGGACCGATCCCGGACCCCTGTGACACCAGCGACTCTGTATCGCTTGCCGGTTCCCGTAGAGCGTGGTCTTCTCACGCCTACCCGTTGCAGGATCCTTCTTCTTCTTGATCCAGCGGTCCTCTGTGCAGCCGGGCAAATATCTCCTTCGAAAGGAAACGGGGGACGACGACCGGTCAGGCGACCGCTGTGCCGCCGGATCGGTACTGACGGGGGCCTGCAAGGGACTCAATGCCGTGGTGGAGCGCGAGTCGGCCTGTTCCTGTTCACGGACCCAGGCGTCCAGGGATTCCCGCCGAGACCGCCGAGCGGGTCGACACCTCCACCGGGGAGATCACCGCACCGAGGGTGGGGACGCTGGCGGCTATGTGGGAGGCGATCGAGGCGGCGGTGGCCGCGATGGTCGAGCTTGCGCCGCCGCTGGACTCCGACGCCGACGAGGCGTGGCGTGGCGTCGGATGCTGGTGTCCCGGTTCTCCACGGTGCTGCCGTTCCTGAAGCTGCTGCTGGACGTCGTCGACTTCGGCGCGACCGCCGAGGGCGAGCCGGTGCTGCGGGCGCTGAAGTCGCTGCTGGGCCTGCTGGGCCTGCTGGGCCTGCTGGGCCTGCTGGGCCTGCTGGGCCTGCTGGGCCTGCTGGGCCGCAAGAACGTCGGCGAGGCGGAGATCGACACCGCTCTGCTGGCCGGGTCGTGGAAGCGCCTGGTGCTGGTCGCGCCGCATCTGGAGCCGGGTGAGTGTTCAGGCGAGGCCGGCGGAGGCGTTGTCGTCCCAGCCGTCGTCGCGCTGCATGTAGCCGAGCATCGAGCGGGAGTGGCGGGCCCAGCCGCCCTGGTCGGCGATGGCGATGGCGTCGCGGCCCTTGCGGCGGGCGACGGAGGCCAGGCCGATGCGCAGGGAGTGCCCGGTCCAGGCGATCGGCACCCCGGCCCGCTTCGAGATCCGCTTGATGGCGCGGGTGACGGAGTCGGGCACCATGCCGCCGGTGACGTGGCCCCACCGGTCGATGCCGACGAACGCGGGCGTCGACGGGTCGGCCCACCGCGGGCCGTGCTCGTCGGCCAGCCGGGTGCGGTAGGCGGTCCAGGCCCTCACCGGGCAGATCGCCGGGTCGTCGGCGTAGCGGATCTTGGCGTTGCGCACCGAGCGCTTGGTCCTGCCGGTGAGCACGGCGACGACCAGGCCGCGCGGGTGCAGGGTGACGTCGCCGGTCAGCAGTCCGGCTGGGTCCTGGCTGCGGCTGGCGTAGTGGAAGCCGGTGAGGGTGAGCGCCTTGTCCCGGTCGCCGGTGAGGGTGTCGGGGCAGGCGCGGGCGACGGCGCGCAGTCCGTCGATGTCGGCACCGGACGCCTGCCCGCGGCCGCGCCGCTCCCCGGCCTGCGGGAGCTTGACCGCCAGTCCTTGCAGCGCGGCGCGGGCGGCGGCCTGGTCGTCGCCGGACACCGTCATACCGCGCTCGCGCAGCCCGACGACGGCGGCCGCGAGATGGGTGGACGCCGAACTGGGTGCGTAGCCCTTGCCGTTCTGCTGGCCCTCGCGCAGCATCCACGTCACGAACGCCACCAGGGAGCCCCGGGTGGCCTCCGGTCCGGGCAGACGGGCGGCGGCGCAGAACCGTTCCCACACCCGCCAGCTCTTGTTGTAGGTGTCGACGGTGTTGTCCGGGGTGATCGCCTTCTCGACGGCGTCGGCCAGGTCCTCGGCGTCGGCCAGGCGCCGGGCGGCGTCGACGCCGTGGCGTTCGGCCCACCGCTCGATGAGCGCCTGGCGCTCGGCGGCCGGCGAGTCCGGCACCTCCGGCGCGGCGACGTCGCCGGAGGCCGCCGTCTCGGCCGTGACCGTCACTTCGTCACTCCCTCCGTCTGGTGGCCGTGGGCGGCCAGCCACCGGCCGACCACCTCCATCCGCTGCTTGGCCTGCTCCCACGCCTCCCGGGGGCCGCGCCCGAACATCGCGTCCTGCCCGGCCTTGATGGCGTCCTGCTGGGCCGAGCCGTAGACGAACTGCGGGGTGTTGCCCTCCAGCCGTCCGTGCTCCTCCCGCGCGGTGTGCTCGGCGGCCGCCGCCTCGACCAGGGCGGGGTGCCCGTCCTCGGCGGCGTTCGCGGCGACGCCGTGCAGGTGGTGGGCGATGGACGCCCGGGCGGTCGCGTCGTCGCCGTCGTCCACCCCCGTCACCGGCCCTCCTCCGGGACACGGACGACGGCGAACTTGAGCGGCTGGCCCCCGGTGGGATCCTGCTCGGCGGCGAGCAGCGCCGTGGCCATGTCGTACTCGCTGATGGTCGGCCTGCCGGTGTGCGCGCGATCCCGGGTGCCGGCCGCGAGCAGCTGCTGGATGAGCGGCTCGTCGTCGGGCGCGCTCGCCCGCTCCGGGTACGCGGTCCCCCGGCACAGTTCCTCGACGTGGCGCAGCAGGGCGTAGTACTCGTGTGTGTGCGTCGGGCCCTGGACGCCCGGGCGGGGCATCCCCACACCCAGCGACCGGCGGTGGGCCGCGCCTTCGGCGATCGCGGGGCCCAGGGTGCCCTCCCGGCAGGAGGCGATGGCCCGCGCGGCCCAGGCCCGTTGCGAGGTCGAACGGTGGCAGTCGATCTTGCGGTTGCGCATGTCGACGTAGCGGTACCCGGCGAGGGCGGTGTCGAGGTGGGCGCGCATCTCTTCCTGCCGGGGGCCGTCCGCCCACATCGCGATCCACCGGGCGCCGGTGTCGTGGTGCAGCCCCACCTCGGCGCCGGTGACCTCGGACAGGTGCCGGGCCAGGAGCGCGGCCTGCCTGCTGCGGCTCATCGGGGTGAGTCCTTCTCCAGCGACTCCTCGGCCGCGCCGGAGTCGGCGTGCTGGTGCGCCGCGGCCAGGGCAGTCGCCCGGCTGTACAGGTAGGGACTGGTTCCGGTGAAGCGGGCGTGCTGCCAGGAGCTGCCGTCCCGGTGACGGGCCTGCGCGGTTGCCTCGAAGTCGGCCCAGCGGTCAGCGTTTCCGGGGTCGCGGGCGACGACGTACTCGCCGATGGGCTGCCCGCTCTGCCGCGGCCCGGGGATGCGGTACTCGAAGACGAAGTCCGTCGCCTGGGAGGTCGACGCCTTCCCCTTCTCTTCCCACCGGCGGAAGCCTTCTTCGTCGTCAGCGTCGTCGAAGCGGACCGTGTGCCAGCGTTCCGTGGCGAATCCGTCGACGTCCTTCCACCGGGAGGCGACTTCGGCAAGCCGGTTCCAAGCGCTGCGGATGTCCTGGATACGGTCCAGTTGCTTGTGTGCGTCCTGTTGCGCCGTGGCCACGACCTCGTCGCGGAACTGGTAGGTGAGGGCGCCGGTGAAGCCGGGCACCAGGGTGCGCAGGGCGGCGTCGGTCCGGTACTCCTCGGTGCCGGGTTGCAGGGGCGGACCGTTGAGCACGCCCATGAGGAAGTCGGTGAGCGCGTCCACGTCCTCCTGGGTGACGTCAACGGCGTAGCGCAGGGGCTCGGTGGCCATGCGGTGGGTTCCCTCCCTGGTTCCGCCGCGCCGGGCGATCGGTCGTCATGTCCCGTTCTGTCGAGTCGGATAAAAAAAGATTATCCGACTCGACCAGTCCGGATGGAGAGTTCCGGGATACGGGCAGCGGCTGTCCGCGCTCCCGGCGAGGACGCTCCCGGCGAGGATGGCCCCGGACCGGCCTCGGACGAGGAACCGGCGGAGCAGAGGCAACGCACGAGCGGCGAGCACCTGATCACGGACGAGGAGACGGAGTATCGCGGAGGGTTTCCTCTCGGAGGCCCCCTGGCTGGGGGACGTGCGGTGGGGGACGTGCGGTGGCGGCGCACCGTGATCGGCGCGGAGGCGGCCCATCTCCAAGACTTCGACGGGGTCATCCCCGAGGACTCCATCCTGGCTCCGGGCCAGAGGTGGTCGTGGACGGTCTCCTTCTCGGATCCCGCCGGGGCCGAGAAGGCCCTCACCCACGAGCAGGTGCTCGACGGGCTCGCCCGCGTCGTCCACGGCGAGCACGAGGGCCCCGAGGGCCCCGAGGGCTGGTTCTTGCTGGGCGTGAGGAACTGGTTCACGCAGCCGTCCGACACCCGCCGAACCCAATCGCTCACCGCCTCCCAGCGCTCGCGGGTCTGCCAGTTCGCCCGCTACGGCCGGACCGACTTCCCGGCGGAGGAGGAGAAGTCCCTGTTCGGCCGGGAGCAGGACGCCGACGGCACTCCGGCGGACGCTGACGCTCCTGCGGAGTGACACCGCCGGGTGGCTCGGCAGCTTTTGACGCGCCCGCCACCCGTCGCCCCGGGCCTCGCCCGGTCTCCGCGTGCCGCCGGCGCTCTGCCCGCTCGTCCACCAGCGGGAGGAGGACCCCATGGAGGACCTGGCGGAGGAAGAGGCGCGGGGCAGCGGGCCGGTTGCCCCCGTTGGGTCCAACGGGGGCAACCGGCGCTGATCAGCTCAGCATCCTGACCGGGTCAGTCATCGGCGGGTACCTGCTGGGCCGTTCCGGGCAGGCCGTGGGGCCGCGCGCATGTGCGGGCACAGGAGCGGCTTGCGGCCGTCCCCGAACTGCACGCCGGTGTTCCGGCTCGTCCTCCGGAAGAACACCTCGCCCATGGCCTTCTGGACCGTTGTGGTCCACGCGTAGTCCTCACGGCCGCGCAGGGCGTAGCGCAGCATCCGTCCCGCGTAGCCGCGGCCCTGGTACTCGTCGGTGACGCGGACCGCGATGACGAAGTCGGTGCGGCACGCCTCGCAGACCTGCCGGTCGAGCCAGGCGAAGTCGTACCCGTCGACGCGGGTCACTCGCAT includes:
- the aceB gene encoding malate synthase A is translated as MSAAAPSSPTLVGTESLPRQDEVLTGAALAFVAELHRRFTPTRDELLALRAGRRAEIARTSTLDFLPGTADVRADDSWRVAPAPPALNDRRVEITGPTDRRMTVNALNSGARVWLADFEDASSPTWENVVLGQLNMRDAFTRRIDFTDERTGKSYALKDDSELATVVMRPRGWHLDERHLQVDGRPVPGALVDFGLYFFHNARRLTDQARGPYFYLPKIESHREARLWNDVFVFAQEKLGIPQGTVRATVLIETITAAYEMEEILYELRDHASGLNAGRWDYLFSIIKNFRDGGAKFVLPDRNAVTMTAPFMRAYTELLVRTCHKRGAHAIGGMAAFIPSRRDPEANSAALEKVRNDKDREARDGFDGSWVAHPDLVPVAMASFDAVLGDAPHQKDRLREDVTVAAGDLIALDTLDARPTYAGLVNAVQVGIRYIEAWLRGTGAVAIFGLMEDAATAEISRSQIWQWVDAGVVFEDGRTATAELVREIAAAELTAVREETGADAFAGGDWQRAHDLLLKVSLDADYADFLTLPAYERLRG
- a CDS encoding DUF6243 family protein — its product is MTVSKNINNPVGMGGGQRKKLSRAERQNNGPHRNLDRQDAADRKAELVRKMREKAGAAEGTAQADDDTAQS
- a CDS encoding DUF5955 family protein, whose protein sequence is MLRSVGQRVVTGCDEDPRVVELRAAVSRLRRDLATHPADFADRVIAEDELAALDAMVAGGAPETPRLRRSLLLVAGSIGSVSALAVGLARVRNAVDLFGEPPH
- a CDS encoding SelT/SelW/SelH family protein, which codes for MSTSDAPSGHRVQIEYCTQCRWLPRAAWLAQELLTTFETELTELSLAPGTGGVFVVRVDGDVVWDRKQQGFPEPTAVKRLVRDRVAPGRALGHSDRP
- the allB gene encoding allantoinase AllB — translated: MTDRAPPRSTARPADLLLRSTRVVTPERTRPASVAVRDGRIARVLPYDAPVPAGVRCEDLGDDVLLPGLVDTHVHINDPGRAHWEGFWTATRAAAAGGVTALVDMPLNSLPPTTGTAALRVKREAARTRIHVDVGFWGGALPGNRDELRALHDAGVFGFKCFLSPSGVDEFPALDEEQLARSLAVVAGFGGLLIVHAEDPRELADAPARGGAAYADFLASRPRAAENGAVALLIAEARRLHARVHVLHLSSSDALGPLAAARRAGVRITAETCPHYLTLTAEEVPDGATEFKCCPPIREAANQDALWRALADGTVDCVVSDHSPSPAELKTADFATAWGGISSLQLGLPAIWTAARARGHTLDDLARWMAGAPARLAGLGRKGVIAAGRDADFAVLDPDATLTVDASALQHRHPVTAYAGRTLHGVVRSTWLRGQRIYADGEFTEPRGRLLSRS
- a CDS encoding HipA family kinase produces the protein MLREVTATRYVTPLSEGGSLPGVVEADDLGMYVVKFTGSAQGPKALVAEVIVGELARALGLRVPELVRAHFDPAVAAHEPHQEVRDLLAASAGLNLGMDYLPGAADFAPDTAPRALRVGPLEAGRIVWLDALTANVDRTLHSSNLMVWPTFGVPKVNAPLLWLIDHGAALVFHHRWESATDAVTKRYDFRRHALGGYGPDTVAAGAELAPRVTRDLLRDITALVPDEWLADEPGFTGPDAVRDAYAGHLVARARASRHWLPTDFPAREQLAAEDAHRAAATEAGRPAWLKRVPDLHGRPPAEQDWSVHLDRKPKG
- a CDS encoding IclR family transcriptional regulator, which gives rise to MPTSSASSTDAVKSTSPSGGVQSLERAFDLLERMADAGGEVGLSELSTSSGLPLPTIHRLMRTLVACGYVRQQPNRRYALGPRLIRLGESASRLLGTWARPHLARLVEETGETANMALLDGDEIVYVAQVPSKHSMRMFTEVGRRVLPHSTGVGKALLAYTPADEVRALLARTGMPAATDKTITTPDGFLAALEEVRRAGYAVDDNEQEIGVRCLAVPIPESPTAAAISISGPAGRVTDAATERIVPVLQQIAAELSVTLSTS
- a CDS encoding nucleotidyltransferase family protein, with product MTNDDIAGLLLAAGGGRRLGGRPKALLTHRGRPLVEHAVRALREGGCGTVHVVLGAGRDGVRATADLRGCAVVGNPDWETGMGSSLRAGLASLAGSGARAALVTLVDQPGVGAAAVARVLGVAGCDPDGMTSALAAAAYGGRRGHPVLLGADRWTDVAGLAVGDRGARAYLAAHDAELTLVECGDVARAYDIDTPADLRRLD